A single region of the Candidatus Thermoplasmatota archaeon genome encodes:
- a CDS encoding DUF2116 family Zn-ribbon domain-containing protein, which produces MKNYISSITIIRIEYAMTEKIPQHTHCHICGKAVPVSETLCSEDCKQRYQKMMKKRRLWIYLMWALIAFTIIIMIVVPRLG; this is translated from the coding sequence ATGAAAAACTATATCAGTAGCATTACCATTATCAGGATTGAATATGCTATGACTGAAAAAATACCACAACACACCCACTGTCATATCTGCGGTAAGGCGGTACCTGTTTCGGAAACCCTCTGTTCAGAAGACTGTAAACAACGATATCAAAAGATGATGAAAAAACGACGACTCTGGATATATCTTATGTGGGCTCTGATTGCATTTACTATTATCATCATG